In Gorilla gorilla gorilla isolate KB3781 chromosome 12, NHGRI_mGorGor1-v2.1_pri, whole genome shotgun sequence, the following are encoded in one genomic region:
- the CD207 gene encoding C-type lectin domain family 4 member K gives MTVEREAPDAHFTVDKQNISLWPREPPPKSGPSLVPGKTPTVRAALICLTLVLVASVLLQAILYPRFMGTISDVKTNVQLLKGRVDNISTLDSEIKKNSDGMEAAGVQIQMVNVSLGYVRSQFLKLKTSVEKANAQIQILTRSWEEVSTLNAQIPELKSDLEKASALNTKIRALQGSLENMSKLLKRQNDILQVVSQGWKYFKGNFYYFSLIPKTWYSAEQFCVSRNSHLTSVTSESEQEFLYKTAGGLIYWIGLTKAGMEGDWSWVDDTPFNKVQSARFWIPGEPNNAGNNEHCGNIKAPSLQAWNDAPCDKTFLFICKRPYVPSEP, from the exons ATGACTGTGGAGAGGGAGGCCCCTGATGCGCACTTCACTGTGGACAAACAGAACATCTCCCTCTGGCCCCGAG AGCCTCCTCCCAAGTCCGGTCCATCTCTGGTCCCAGGGAAAACACCCACAGTCCGTGCTGCATTAATCTGCCTGACGCTGGTCCTGGTCGCCTCCGTCCTGCTGCAGGCCATCCTTT ATCCCCGGTTTATGGGCACCATATCAGATGTAAAGACCAATGTCCAGTTGCTGAAAGGTCGTGTGGACAACATCAGCACCCTGGattctgaaattaaaaagaatagcGACGGCATGGAGGCAGCTGGCGTTCAGATCCAGATGGTGAATGTGAGCCTGGGTTATGTGCGTTCTCAGTTCCTGAAGTTAAAAACCAGTGTGGAGAAGGCCAACGCACAGATCCAGATCTTAACAAGAAGTTGGGAAGAAGTCAGTACCTTAAATGCCCAAATCCCAGAGTTAAAAAGTGATTTGGAGAAAGCCAGTGCTTTAAATACAAAGATCCGGGCACTCCAGGGCAGCTTGGAGAATATGAGCAAGTTGCTCAAACGACAAA ATGATATTCTACAGGTGGTTTCTCAAGGCTGGAAGTACTTCAAAGGGAACTTCTATTACTTTTCTCTCATTCCAAAGACCTGGTATAGTGCCGAGCAGttctgtgtgtccaggaattcacaCCTGACCTCGGTGACCTCAGAGAGTGAGCAG GAGTTTCTGTATAAAACAGCGGGGGGACTCATCTACTGGATTGGCCTGACTAAAGCAGGGATGGAAGGGGACTGGTCCTGGGTGGATGACACGCCATTCAACAAGGTCCAAAGTGCGAG GTTCTGGATTCCAGGTGAGCCCAACAATGCTGGGAACAATGAACACTGTGGCAATATAAAGGCTCCCTCACTTCAGGCCTGGAATGATGCCCCATGTGAcaaaacgtttcttttcatttgtaaaCGACCCTATGTCCCATCAGAACCATGA